One window of the Triticum dicoccoides isolate Atlit2015 ecotype Zavitan chromosome 3B, WEW_v2.0, whole genome shotgun sequence genome contains the following:
- the LOC119278320 gene encoding uncharacterized protein LOC119278320 — protein sequence MAAKGSKKDIDSVLMQAMLAAKTVRAQRDRLLQLQQRLQELQADAAPADAEADADAKLRELASNLFKVYYIGLEAGARILTTCIHLAAEKRILFSPPNLAFAVMPDEQLHDALLAQQFPARPRSQAQAIDRVMAAVLAIKLLEEHLLPRCVECLIGGEAPVPGKTPDSSSPDSSPDRDDDPVAAASEALAKADLSDDPDATAAAKSVSTKPRQGQAARGGGGGDVNKSLDYLYRANRIAGLAVKHIDVAVAVLSRFMDPKRLASLAEFCDDHAYISEEGFYLASD from the exons ATGGCGGCAAAGGGGAGCAAGAAGGACATCGACTCCGTCCTCATGCAGGCCATGCTGGCCGCCAAGACGGTGCGCGCCCAGCGCGACCGCCTCCTGCAGCTCCAGCAGCGCCTGCAGGAGCTCCAGGCCGACGCCGCCCCTGCCGACGCGGAGGCGGACGCCGACGCCAAGCTCAGGGAGCTCGCCTCCAACCTCTTCAAGGTCTACTACATCGGCCTGGAGGCCGGCGCCCGCATCCTCACGACCTGCATCCACCTCGCCGCGGAGAAGCGCATCCTCTTCTCCCCGCCCAACCTGGCTTTCGCAGTCATGCCCGACGAGCAGCTCCACGACGCGCTGCTCGCGCAGCAGTTCCCGGCCCGCCCCAGGTCCCAGGCCCAGGCCATCGACCGCGTCATGGCCGCCGTCCTGGCCATCAAGCTGCTGGAGGAGCACCTCCTCCCGCGCTGCGTCGAGTGCCTCATCGGCGGCGAGGCCCCCGTCCCCGGCAAGACCCCCGACTCCTCCTCGCCCGACAGCAGCCCCGACAGGGACGACGACCCGGTCGCCGCCGCCTCGGAGGCCCTCGCCAAGGCCGACCTCTCCGACGACCCGGACGCCACGGCCGCCGCCAAGTCCGTCTCCACCAAGCCCCGTCAGGGTCAGGCagccagaggcggcggcggcggcgacgtgaaCAAGTCGCTCGACTACCTGTACCGCGCAAACAGGATCGCGGGCCTCGCCGTGAAGCACATcgacgtcgccgtcgccgtcctctCCCGCTTCATGGACCCCAAGAGGCTCGCCAGCCTCGCCGAGTTCTGCGACGACCACGCCTACATCTCCGAG GAGGGATTCTATCTAGCATCCGATTGA